Below is a window of Virgibacillus sp. NKC19-3 DNA.
TAATTCATGGCGCTTTGTGGTCAAACGACCATAATAATGAAGATTTTGCGTTGAAATGGATTTATTTTTTAATTGCTTTGTTGTATGCGTTTTTGCTATGATATTACCTTGCATCCAGTTACGCACTTCCTCTTTCGTCAATGAATCATGCGTTTCAAGTAATCCATCTTTATGGGGTTCTTTCAAGGTTAATTGATATACGCCGTTTTTTTCTCTAATTCGCAGGGCGCATCCATTCTTTTTCAATGCAAAGTCGGTTGTCTCAAAGTAATAATTTGTTTGAGTTTGGCTATATTCAGGAAAAGGTAAATGGTATAATAGGCGATCAAATTCATCTTTTGTTAACATATTTTTATATTCAATTTCAATTTCTTGAGCCATTGGCAAAATGAAACCTCCTTATTTAAGGCGTATCGTTAGTATCGATTATGCAGAAGAAGAGGTGCATATGCAATGATTAGCCATTTTCGTATGTTATAATAAAATAAGTTTGAGATGAATGATAGGCGGTGTTGACTTGAATTGGAAAGCGTTACTTGCACCATATGCACAAGTTGTTGAAGAATTGAAAGTGAAACTAAAAGGAATGCGAACACAATTTGAATATGAATCCAGTGATTCACCGATTGAATTTGTTACAGGCAGGGTAAAACCGGTCGCCAGCATATTGGAAAAAGCGGAAACGAGACAAATATCGTTGGAAAACCTAGAAAAAGAGATGCAGGATATCGCGGGAGTTCGTGTGGTCTGTCAATTTGTTGATGATATATATACCATTGTTACGATGCTACGGGCACGAAAGGATTTATCTATCTTAGAAGAAAAAGATTATGTCTCTGAAAAGAAAGACAGTGGTTATCGTTCTTACCACATGATCATCGAATATCCGGTCGAAACCATTATGGGAGTTAAGATGATTATTGCGGAGATCCAAATACGTACCTTGGCAATGAATTTCTGGGCAACAAACGAACATTCTCTAAATTATAAGTATAAGGGTCAAATACCTAAAGAGATTAAAGGAAGATTACAGCGTGCTGCAGAGGCGGCTTTTAAATTAGATGAAGAAATGTCCAAAATAAAAAATGAAGTACAGGAAGCCAAACGGATTTTCCACCGGAAGTAAGTATAAGCCGGGGAGACGAGGAGGAGGGAAGCAAATGAAATTTAAAATCGTATCCAAAGGGGATGAAAAATCCAATGCGATTAAAGCAACTATGAAACAGTATCTTACTGACTTTCAGCTAGAATATGACAGAGAAAGGCCGGATCTTGTTATTTCAGTTGGTGGGGATGGAACATTTCTAGAGGCATTTCACAGATATTTACATTGCCTCGAATCGACGGCTTTTATTGGCATACATACAGGACATTTGGGCTTTTACGCGGATTGGACACCTGAGGAAGTTGAGAAATTAATTATTGAAATTGCAAAAACGCCATATCAGATCGTGGAATATCCATTATTGGAAGTGATCATCCGTCCTAAATCAGGTGGGAAGGAAGAGAGTTTTCTTGCTTTGAACGAAACGATGATCAAAACAACAGAAGGCTCCGTTGTATTTGATGTGAAAATAAAGGGAGAGCATTTCGAAACATTTCGTGGAGATGGTTTATGTGTTTCAACCCCTTCAGGAAGTACGGCTTACAATAAAGCGCTTGGTGGAGGAATTATCCATCCATCGCTTGAAGCGATACAGCTGACCGAAATGGCTTCCATAAATAATCGCGTGTTCCGTACAATCGGTTCTCCATTAATCTTACCTAAGCATCATACCGCATTACTGGAACCGATGGTCGACAGGAGTTTTTTAATTGCGATTGATCATTTTACAGCGAATTTTACAAACGTCAAATCCATTGAATGTCGTGTAGCAAAAGAAAGGATACGATTTGCACGATTCAGACCTTTTCCTTTTTGGAACAGGGTTCGAGACTCATTTGTTGCAGATGACGACACGTCAGTATGAATAGGAATGAATTAACGTGGATCATCAGTCAAGAGCATGACGGCATGCTTATACGTGATTACTTACAACGTATTCGAGGATTCTCAAGAAAAATGATCAAAACAGTGAAATTCAATGGTGGAAAGATTTTCGTTAACGGATCTATTCAAAATGTGCGCTACCTTTTATCAACTGGTGATGCATTGTTTGTACAATTTCCTGAAGAGAAAATTGGAGATAATATAAAACCGGAAGATATGGAGCTCACCATCGTATATGAAGATGAATTTATCATCGTCATTAATAAGCCTGCTGGGATTCCAACAATTCCATCTATGAAACACCCGTCAGGAACGGTTGTAAATGGAGTATTAGGTTATTATAAAAAGAATAATATCCCTTACACGGTCCATATTGTTACAAGGCTTGACATGAATACCTCCGGACTTGTTTTAATCGCAAAACACCGATGGAGTCATTCATTGCTTTCTGCCTCCCAGAAGTCCGGAAAAATATATCGGAAATATAAAGCTGTGATTGAAGGGCATCTTATGAAGAAAGAAGGGACGATAGAC
It encodes the following:
- a CDS encoding GTP pyrophosphokinase — encoded protein: MNWKALLAPYAQVVEELKVKLKGMRTQFEYESSDSPIEFVTGRVKPVASILEKAETRQISLENLEKEMQDIAGVRVVCQFVDDIYTIVTMLRARKDLSILEEKDYVSEKKDSGYRSYHMIIEYPVETIMGVKMIIAEIQIRTLAMNFWATNEHSLNYKYKGQIPKEIKGRLQRAAEAAFKLDEEMSKIKNEVQEAKRIFHRK
- a CDS encoding NAD kinase is translated as MKFKIVSKGDEKSNAIKATMKQYLTDFQLEYDRERPDLVISVGGDGTFLEAFHRYLHCLESTAFIGIHTGHLGFYADWTPEEVEKLIIEIAKTPYQIVEYPLLEVIIRPKSGGKEESFLALNETMIKTTEGSVVFDVKIKGEHFETFRGDGLCVSTPSGSTAYNKALGGGIIHPSLEAIQLTEMASINNRVFRTIGSPLILPKHHTALLEPMVDRSFLIAIDHFTANFTNVKSIECRVAKERIRFARFRPFPFWNRVRDSFVADDDTSV
- a CDS encoding RluA family pseudouridine synthase; this translates as MNRNELTWIISQEHDGMLIRDYLQRIRGFSRKMIKTVKFNGGKIFVNGSIQNVRYLLSTGDALFVQFPEEKIGDNIKPEDMELTIVYEDEFIIVINKPAGIPTIPSMKHPSGTVVNGVLGYYKKNNIPYTVHIVTRLDMNTSGLVLIAKHRWSHSLLSASQKSGKIYRKYKAVIEGHLMKKEGTIDAPIGRKDDSIIKRTVTETGKRAVTHYKVIRELSDHSFIEAELETGRTHQIRVHFSHFASPIAGDDLYGGSTEKIGRQALHCFEISVEHPLTKEMMAFQAPLLEDMTRLITMEKI
- a CDS encoding CYTH domain-containing protein, translated to MAQEIEIEYKNMLTKDEFDRLLYHLPFPEYSQTQTNYYFETTDFALKKNGCALRIREKNGVYQLTLKEPHKDGLLETHDSLTKEEVRNWMQGNIIAKTHTTKQLKNKSISTQNLHYYGRLTTKRHELKNANIVIVLDYSTFNGKEDYELEVEATSQEIGIQAFESLLKEHDIQQRDTPNKIERFFQTI